The region ACCATCCACAGACGCGTTGTGAGCTTTTACGCACGAGACAGAGGACACTTTTTCAacttaaaaccaaaaaaagtgGAGCTCCCTCTCCGACCCGCCCCGAGGAGTGGAGGTGACACGGTCCAGTCATCAAGTTTACGTTCACTCAAATCTCCATTAGTACATCACTAATGTTACCATGGTAACGCAAAAAACGTCgtataaaaatataacaaagactgaaaactgatgCACTCAACAAAAATATATCTACACAGTCTCCaatgtgggggtgggggggctgagCGGGACGGCCAAGGACAGCTCAAATTTCCAATCTGTCGTTTTATTtctggggggaggaggagggagtaaggagggagagggagggggggggggggggcgcaccGGGAGGCTCCACATCTCACGTCTGAGTGGCAGCCGTCTTCCCCCGCTCTCCGACGGCGACACAGTGAAATCCGCGGGTCCCGTCGGGGCCCCTCGGCAGCCGCATGACCCCCGGCGGCAGGCCGTCTGCGTTCTGGATCTTTCTGCCCATCATGGGGCTGCCCACCGGGCTGCTCTCCTGAGACGCCACCTGCTTGCGCCGCTGAACCCACGGGCTGCCCGACGGGGTGAGGCTGCTGTCCGAGGAGTAGTCTGCCCAGCGGCGGCCGGGCTCCGGGCTCAGCCTGCCCTCTGCCAGGGGGGACTTGTGGGAGTGAGGAGATTTGCGCTGAGGACAGGGGCTGGCGCGCGGGCTCGACCAGGGGCTGTTGCGCGGGGACATCCCAGGACTCAGGTGATTGTTCTGGAAGTTGATGCCCGCGGTGGTGGGGCTGAGCTTATTGCAGGACTGGGACTTTCTGGCCAGCCTGGGGGACGTGGGGGTGCTCTCGGTCTCCGAGGAGCTGCAGGCCGAGTCGTCCCCGTGGTACTGAAGCTCTCGCACTCTGCTGTTGAGCGAGCGACTTTTGCGCATGCCCCCCTCCTCACGCGGCCGTTCCTTGGGCACCTTCTTCTTGGGCGGCTTGGTGCCAATCAGGACCACCTTCAGCCCCAGAGAGCCGGGCCCTCCGTCCTCGCTCCCCACCGCCTCGTTGGCTTTGACTGCGGCCTCCACCTCCTCGAACTCCACGATGGCGCATTCCTCGGTGCCGAGCTGGGTGTAGCGGCCGCTCAGCCTCTTCAGGTCCGCCGGCAGGTCCTTCCCGGGCTTCAGGACGCGGACAGAGGCGATGGCGCCGTATGTGCCGAACgccttcagcagcagcttcatcagctgctcctgctgagTGGCGCCCCCCTCGATGCCTCCATTATCCTTGGCGAGCGCGGCCAGCTCTGGCCAGCTCTGCAAATCACTTAAGAGCAGCATGCGGCTGGGCAGCGACTCGCTGGCAAAGACCGGCACTGCGGATTTACGCCGCACCTTGCGCCCCTCGTCGTTCAGCTCAAGGATGTCTGATTGCCTGAGAGCATAAGCGGTCGTCCTCCAGTCTCGAGTCAAGTGTTTCACCTGCAACAGAGACAATGCTTGTGTTACATGGGTGAGCTGCCAAGTGCGTAAAGAGGCCCTCACTAACAGGATCCCTGCAACAGCTTCTCTGTGTGAATTATGGCACGGGCCCTCAGcctgtcgggggggggggggggggggggggtcagtatCAGTATCTGCTCTGATGGCAGCAGAGCTCATCACTCAGTTCATCACAATCCAGTGTGCTCATGTCTAAAATGCATCACCTCAGTCTCATCAAGCTCATGTTTGAATCCTTGTTTATACtaaaaatgagtgtgtgtgtgtgggggggctcaGATCATTTGTGGCATAAACAtacccacccccccacccccccccccccccccccccccccccacaataAATCTGCATGCATGGGCCTCAAGTATCACCAGTTGCTGTGAATCAGAGTGAGAATATGATGCTTCTGTAACAGCTCGTCATGCTGGCACTAGAAACATTCACTCACTGCTACTCAATTCTTCATTTCTCAGCCTCAAGtcataaaaacaaactgagagCAGCCCGAGGCTTTAACCAGACTCATCATCTCAAACCTGCTTTTTGCTTCAGCTTCATTTGTCCGGTTGTGTCAGTGCTCAGGTATCATGCATGTAGATGGCTGAACGTTACATTCAGCTGACTCAGGAATATCTACACAAGCACACGATGAGCCATCAGCTActaa is a window of Pempheris klunzingeri isolate RE-2024b chromosome 1, fPemKlu1.hap1, whole genome shotgun sequence DNA encoding:
- the larp6a gene encoding la-related protein 6a, whose product is MHALVNAFLRCLSFLLPPSWLCVSLCLWVGSECEETLARPNPRARFKSRKPLTYEEVAAAAAAAAAAAEAHGGSSPSVSPGPGCVSPAATSPAAPQGPPSGRIWIGGLWRAVERVFGAPWILLRHRWCPKKRRAALRAPYPVCAFDSSEIKSFQGGAAAAAASTTARGKGAGGGTFTHPSNMSGSVGIPEPSPAECVPQGIDEVITVDQHSQEMGTVTITVAIQAAEDEEPEEVSANNIDFLGGSCSEDEIGRHDKSSGAGTSGGELEEESWQPPDPDLIQKLVTQIEYYLSDENLEHDAFLLKHVRRNKLGFVSVKLLTSFKKVKHLTRDWRTTAYALRQSDILELNDEGRKVRRKSAVPVFASESLPSRMLLLSDLQSWPELAALAKDNGGIEGGATQQEQLMKLLLKAFGTYGAIASVRVLKPGKDLPADLKRLSGRYTQLGTEECAIVEFEEVEAAVKANEAVGSEDGGPGSLGLKVVLIGTKPPKKKVPKERPREEGGMRKSRSLNSRVRELQYHGDDSACSSSETESTPTSPRLARKSQSCNKLSPTTAGINFQNNHLSPGMSPRNSPWSSPRASPCPQRKSPHSHKSPLAEGRLSPEPGRRWADYSSDSSLTPSGSPWVQRRKQVASQESSPVGSPMMGRKIQNADGLPPGVMRLPRGPDGTRGFHCVAVGERGKTAATQT